Proteins encoded within one genomic window of Halictus rubicundus isolate RS-2024b unplaced genomic scaffold, iyHalRubi1_principal scaffold0049, whole genome shotgun sequence:
- the LOC143363478 gene encoding uncharacterized protein LOC143363478 encodes MAEHLEHQLNLQRAIERAVSNFKKLGKEKWTKSVVQTRIVHIKDQWRKYEAGHGKVAAALSSKEQMNHPYFTEDQFATTEEVYLDSLAFMTDVLEQQKQEDVSAANSASADSHLSMEPPAQLPRINLPQFEGHCETWEAFRDRFNALIISNRSLTDVARMHYLVSSLKGRALDCVSNIPVTAASFKIAWDALKARYDNPRRLLTVHLSALLQLPALNRESASDLQDLRDRVCMAVSSLKNLGRSSDELWNDILVHLISQKLDSTTRKAWNIKTSDDVTPPSFDTLRAFIDSRVRALEDFKGGCASPPVSRPKSPARLKGGIPASKFQHESTRVHTAAVKGSSPVACPICRSRHYMNACPSFLAKSAARRSEIVKRLSRCSNCLSQSHAAQDCTSKYSCRVCHQRHHTLLHDERHAPDSTTSAESIDSTCPTAEVQSHLASAKSTSSKTILLATAWVHASVESGRNITVRALIDQGSETSFVTEAVAQLLQAKRQRVATTISGVGGVRTGTARHAIRLRLSPRSSRSPTVTTTALVLPSLSTYTPRRVTDSCNFEHLSDLNWADADPSSPDSIQMILGADIYPHIILDGIRRGEPGKPIAQNSIFGWIISGPVVANSSRPSDPSTFVVTHHCLADQQLTSEMQRFWEVEEIPLQSLLTPDEEACERHFCDNTSRAPDGRYIVRLPFRSGPPIEIGHSRRVAEKMMHSLSRRLKTSSAISKEYSEFLDEYERLGHMRLAQNSTASSRQCVFIPHHPVFRADSATTHLRVVFNASSLTTNGSSLNDHLFAGPKLQNDLAAVILRWRKFRFVYTADIAKMYRQILIDERDVDYQRILWQPALSASCREYQLLTVTYGMTCAPYLALRVLQRLNEDDGHRFPLAKHILQNHIYVDDVLFGDDDLESLRQSRNQLTALLDCGNFRLRKWASNSSELLTDLDPADHGLACTKLLAPDDQLKVLGVSWSPTLDAFQLRTIVADPLPSTKRSILSTIAKLYDPLGWVTPATVLAKIFLQDLWRIRISWDGKLPEALLDKWRSICERLSLLDSVTLPRWIGSSIRSPSIELHGFADASTVAYAAVVYAKCTSPSGEVTISLLAGKSKVAPLNPLTIPRLELQGALLLSRLMEFVQSTLGTRNLSCVCWTDSTVVLNWVQQHPSRWKTFVANRVSKIQARLPLAEWRHVCTEDNPADCASRGLLSDDLLRSSLWWQGPAWLTRDRSEWPPLQIRIDDTNPLEAKVIPAHSAVLSQPWELETRFSSWPKLIRVTAYLFRFVYACRRSNPETGRAPSRGYGLALSADECSNAKFWWIRRIQSTLFTSERKTLLQNQPLPSKNPLSALNPFLDNHGILRVGGRLHRAPLPYHSKHPIILASHPLVRLIIEHAHLRSLHGGLQLTLSTLRQNFWILRARTLAKSVIHTCVTCVRERAAIPAQIMGQLPEPRVSPPAKCFAHCGLDYAGPVQIRASAGRGITSRKAYIALFICLATKAIHLELVADYSTPAFLNAYCRFCSRRGIPEAMYSDNEFTTLLCAIEACLNSRPISPLSDSYDDFESLTPGHLLIGSALTVPPQPSTLTLAENRLSRWQLIRHMTERFWKLWRDDYVNTLQQRSKWRRERPSLAIGQLVLLRLPNLPPCKWELGRVTQLHPGEDGSTRVVTVKTSTAELKRPIVKLWKSRSLDVACACVKFIPPSHHGGRLEILASSDSASSVHRAVLWLWDMCAARHESCTIGFIFRGGGEKEKIFICDTYLLD; translated from the exons ATGGCCGAACATCTGGAGCACCAGCTCAATCTACAACGGGCCATCGAACGAGCTgtatcgaattttaaaaaactgggAAAGGAGAAGTGGACGAAGAGCGTGGTCCAGACCCGGATCGTCCACATCAAGGATCAGTGGAGGAAGTACGAGGCTGGTCATGGAAAGGTCGCAGCTGCCCTTTCATCGAAGGAGCAGATGAACCACCCGTACTTCACCGAGGACCAGTTTGCGACCACGGAGGAGGTTTACTTGGACAGCCTCGCCTTCATGACGGACGTCCTCGAGCAGCAGAAACAGGAGGATGTAAGTGCTGCTAATTCCGCTTCGGCCGATTCCCATCTCTCGATGGAACCACCCGCGCAGCTCCCGCGAATCAACCTCCCACAATTCGAAGGTCATTGCGAGACCTGGGAGGCGTTTCGCGACCGATTCAACGCGCTCATAATTTCCAACCGGTCCCTCACGGATGTTGCGCGCATGCATTATTTAGTCTCATCGCTAAAAGGCCGCGCTCTTGATTGTGTGAGCAATATCCCGGTCACCGCGGCGAGTTTCAAAATTGCGTGGGATGCGCTTAAGGCACGTTACGATAATCCGCGCCGCCTCCTGACCGTTCATCTCTCAGCGTTACTACAGTTGCCCGCACTAAATCGCGAGTCTGCGTCGGACCTGCAGGACCTACGCGATCGGGTATGCATGGCCGTTTCGTCGCTCAAAAACCTGGGTCGAAGTTCCGACGAACTCTGGAACGATATTCTCGTTCATTTAATATCGCAGAAGCTCGATTCCACCACGAGGAAAGCGTGGAACATAAAAACCAGCGATGACGTGACGCCGCCGTCGTTCGATACTTTGCGAGCGTTTATCGATTCCCGTGTCCGAGCTCTCGAGGACTTCAAGGGAGGTTGTGCGAGTCCTCCCGTTTCGCGTCCGAAATCTCCCGCACGTCTCAAAGGCGGAATTCCGGCGAGTAAATTCCAACACGAGTCCACTCGTGTTCATACCGCGGCGGTAAAAGGGTCATCTCCGGTAGCGTGTCCGATCTGTCGCTCGCGTCACTATATGAACGCGTGCCCATCGTTTCTAGCGAAAAGCGCTGCCCGTCGTAGCGAAATCGTTAAGCGATTATCTCGGTGCTCAAATTGCTTGAGCCAATCGCACGCCGCTCaagattgcacgagtaaatattCGTGTCGCGTATGCCATCAGCGGCATCATACGTTGTTGCATGACGAGAGACACGCTCCCGATTCGACAACTTCGGCCGAATCAATCGATAGCACGTGCCCGACCGCCGAAGTACAGTCGCATCTCGCGTCCGCGAAATCTACCTCGTCTAAGACAATTTTACTAGCCACTGCATGGGTGCATGCAAGCGTCGAATCCGGCCGCAACATAACAGTTCGTGCGTTAATCGACCAAGGATCGGAAACAAGCTTCGTAACCGAGGCTGTTGCTCAGCTGTTACAGGCGAAGCGTCAACGTGTCGCGACGACGATTTCGGGAGTTGGTGGGGTACGCACAGGCACCGCTCGGCATGCGATACGTTTGCGTCTCTCCCCGCGCTCTTCTCGCTCTCCAACGGTCACAACAACCGCGCTCGTGTTACCGTCTCTGTCCACGTACACACCGCGGCGCGTAACGGATTCATGTAATTTCGAGCATCTCTCGGATTTGAACTGGGCTGACGCGGATCCTTCGAGTCCCGACTCAATTCAAATGATTCTAGGAGCAGACATCTATCCGCATATAATCCTTGACGGAATACGAAGGGGCGAGCCGGGGAAACCTATTGCCCAAAATTCCATTTTCGGATGGATAATCTCGGGCCCCGTGGTCGCGAATTCGTCGCGCCCGAGCGATCCGTCGACTTTCGTTGTCACGCATCACTGTCTCGCTGACCAACAGTTGACTTCAGAAATGCAACGATTTTGGGAAGTAGAAGAAATCCCTCTCCAGTCTCTCCTTACACCGGACGAAGAAGCGTGCGAGCGTCACTTCTGCGACAACACGTCTCGCGCTCCCGACGGACGGTACATCGTTCGTCTGCCGTTCCGATCAGGACCCCCCATAGAGATCGGGCATTCGCGTCGGGTCGCAGAGAAAATGATGCACTCTCTATCGCGCCGTCTAAAGACGAGTTCCGCGATCTCAAAAGAGTATAGCGAGTTTCTGGACGAATACGAGCGTCTAGGTCACATGCGGCTAGCTCAAAATTCGACTGCATCGTCTCGGCAATGCGTTTTCATCCCGCATCATCCTGTCTTTCGAGCTGAcagcgctacgacccaccttcgcgtcgtgttcaacgcctccagcCTCACAACCAACGGCTCTTCCTTAAACGACCACCTTTTCGCCGGTCCGAAACTGCAAAATGATCTCGCCGCAGTTATTCTCCGATGGCGAAAATTCCGGTTCGTCTATACAGCCGATATCGCgaaaatgtatcgccaaattctcaTTGACGAACGGGACGTCGATTACCAGAGaattctgtggcagccagcactTTCCGCCTCGTGCCGAGAATATCAGCTTCTCACCGTCACATACGGGATGACGTGCGCTCCATATCTtgcccttcgcgtccttcaacggCTTAATGAGGACGACGGGCATCGTTTCCCTCTCGCGAAGCACATTCTTCAAAACCACATCTATGTGGACGACGTATTGTTCGGGGACGATGACCTCGAAtcccttcgccagtctcgtaaccAGCTGACCGCGCTCCTCGACTGCGGGAACTTTAGGCTCCGGAAGtgggcaagcaattcgtccGAGTTGCTGAccgatctcgatccagcggatcacggtctCGCGTGCACGAAGCTTCTCGCCCCTGACGACCAGCTCAAGGTCcttggagtcagctggagtccAACCCTTGACGCCTTTCAACTTCGAACCATCGTGGCTGACCCATTGCCGTCGACgaagaggtcgattctttccacgataGCCAAACTCTACGAcccgttaggctgggtcaccccAGCAACCGTGCTTGCGAAGATCTTCCTTCAGGATCTCTGGCGAATCCGCATTAGTTGGGACGGAAAACTACCGGAGGCACTTCTCGACAAATGGCGATCGATCTGCGAGCGCCTATCTCTCCTCGACTCGGTCACCCTTCCTAGGTGGATCGGCTCCTCTATACGGTCTCCTAGCATCgaacttcacggcttcgccgatgcctcgacaGTCGCTTACGCCGCCGTCGTGTATGCCAAATGCACCTCGCCCTCCGGCGAGGTCACGATTTCTCTCCTCGCTGGAAAATCGAAAGTAGCACCTCTGAATCCCTTGACAATTCCTCGACTGGAATTGCAAGGGGCCCTTCTTCTCTCGCGTCTCATGGAATTTGTCCAGTCGAccctcggcacgcgaaatctctcctgcgtgtgctggacCGATTCGACCGTGgtcctgaattgggtccaacaGCATCCCTCGCGCTGGAAGACGTTTGTGGCCAACCGGGTTTCCAAGattcaagcccggctcccgcTCGCGGAATGGCGACACGTCTGtacagaagacaatcctgccgattgcgccTCTCGCGGTCTCCTAAGCGAcgaccttcttcggtcatccctctggtggcaaggtcccgcCTGGTTGACCCGCgatcgctccgaatggccaCCGCTTCAGATTCGGATCGACGACACCAATCCGTTAGAGGCAAAGGTCATACCGGCTCATTCCGCCGTCCTATCTCAACCTTGGGAACTGGAAACAAGGTTCTCTTCATGGCCAAAACTCATTCGCGTCACAGCGTACCTCTTCCGTTTCGTGTACGCGTGTCGACGCAGTAACCCGGAGACAGGTCGAGCTCCGTCTCGCGGTTATGGtctcgcgctttcggctgaCGAATGCAGTAACGCGAAGTTCTGGTGGATCCGCCGGATCCAATCCACTCTATTTACGTCGGAACGCAAGACTCTCCTACAGAACCAACCGCTGCCGTCGAAGAACCCTCTGAGTGCTCttaatcctttcctcgataaccACGGGATccttcgcgtgggaggtcggctACACCGTGCTCCCTTACCGTATCATTCGAAACATCCGATCATTCTCGCGTCGCATCCCCTCGTTCGACTAATCATCGAACACGCGCATCTTCGTTCGCTGCACGGTGGGCTCcagctcaccttgagcaccctccgcCAGAATTTCTGGATTTTACGAGCGCGAACTCTTGCGAAATCGGTGATTCACACCTGCGTCACCTGCGTTCGAGAGCGAGCTGCAATTCCCGCACAAATCATGGGCCAGcttccggaacctcgggtctctcctcccgcgaaatgctttgcTCACTGCGGTCTTGATTACGCTGGCCCCGTCCAGATTCGAGCATCCGCAGGTCGGGGCATCACCTCTCGCAAAGCTTACATCGCGTTGTTCATATGCCTAGCAACCAAGGCGATCCATCTCGAGCTGGTTGCGGATTATTCAACacccgcgtttctcaacgcctactgtcgATTTTGCTCTCGCCGAGGAATTCCAGAAGCAATGTATTCAGATAACG AGTTTACCACCCTTCTCTGTGCAATCGAAGCCTGTCTCAATTCTCGTCCGATATCTCCGCTATCCGACTCCTACGATGATTTCGAGTCATTGACTCCCGGCCACcttttaatcggttcggcgctCACGGTGCCCCCTCAGCCATCGACGCTAACCCTtgccgaaaatcgcctctcGCGCTGGCAACTTATTCGGCACATGACCGAGCGATTCTGGAAActctggagagacgattacgTCAACACTCTCCAGCAGCGCAGTAAATGGCGTCGCGAACGACCTTCACTAGCGATCGGGCAGCTCGTCCTTCTGCGCCTTCCGAATCTTCCTCCCTGTAAGTGGGAGCTCGGTCGAGTAACGCAACTACATCCGGGCGAAGACGGATCTACGCGCGTGGTGACCGTTAAAACAAGCACCGCCGAGCTCAAGCGGCCCATCGTTAAACT ATGGAAGTCGCGCTCCCTAGAT GTTGCGTGTGCTTGCGTTAAATTCATTCCCCCGTCTCATCATGGCGGGCGGCTCGAGATTCTCGCGTCTTCCGATTCGGCATCTTCCGTCCACAGAGCAGT ATTATGGCTATGGGATATGTGCGCAGCTAGGCACGAGAGCTGTACAATCGGTTTTatatttaggggggggggggagaaagaaaagatttttatatgtgatacGTATTTGCTAGACTAA